A window of Bradyrhizobium sp. AZCC 1719 genomic DNA:
AACGCGTTGCAGGCGTGTTTTTCTTCGGCTGCAACATGGACCCCAGCGGCACAAAAGAAATCGAGCCCAGCCCGGTTCTCGACCGGTGTTTCGGACGGCACGCCAAGGACTATGCCCAGCTATCAGCCACGCCGGACCAGTTCGACGCATTGGTTGAAGCTGTCGGCCAGATGATGAAGACCGAACCGAATTATTCTGCGGGCGAGCTCGCCCACATCGATGTGCCTGTTGCGATCGTGCAGAGCGAGCACGACGAGTTCATCAAGCCCGAACATGCCGAATATCTTGCACGGAGTATCGCGACAGCGGAATTGAAGATCCTGCCTGGTGTGAGCCATTTCGCGCCGCTGCAAAGGCCGAGGCAATTCAACAACGTCATGCTTGCTTTCCTCCGCAAGGTTCTTTCTTGAGGGAAACAATACGCCTCGGTGCTTCGCCAGTCCGCTTTTTGGTCACCGCCGCCATAGGACTGCTTCGCAGCAAGCGGAGAAGGGTCGTCGCGTTGCTCCTCGCAATGACGGCTTCGATTGGCGCCAACCGCTAACAGCCTGCCGGCTCGCCCACCATGTCCGGCTGTCGCGCCAGCGAGACTGCGGGCGATAGCAGGATCACCAGCGCCTGCGCCGCGAAGATGGCGGCTGCCAGATAGAGGCAGGCTTCCGCGCCGTAGAGACCGCCGACAATAGCGCCCAGCGCCGAGCCGAGCGGGCGGGCGCCATAGCTCATGATGTTGATGGCGGAGACGCGCCCGAGCAGCGACGGCGGGGTTACCGATTGGCGCAGCGTGGTGGTCGAGATCACCCAGAGGATCGGGCCGGCGCCGAGCAGGAAGAAGCTCAGCCCGGCGAGCCACGGCGTCGGCACGATCGCCGTCAGCGCCATCACGGCGGCGGCGACGAAACCGGTCACCGGCCCAAGCCCGATCACGGTGCCGAAGGCCAGCCGCTGCATCACCCGCGTGGCAGACAGCGCGCCCGCCACCATGCCGACGCCGTACATCGCCAGCGTCACGCCGACGCCGGTGGCTGATAGTCCGAGATGGCGAACGGCGTAGGGTACGAACACCGCAAGCAGCAGGAACGACGCCGTATTGAAGATGAACTGCGTGATGAACACGGGCCGCAGCAGCGGATGATGCAACACGAACGCGGCGCCTTCCCTGATCTCCTGCAGGGGATGGCGGCGCGGGGCGGGGGCGCGCGCCGGTTCATAGATGCCCGACAGCAGCACGACGGCGATCACCGACAATGCGGCGGCAAAGCCGAACGCAGGCGCCGCACCGACCCACCCGACCAGCACGCCGCCGAGCGCCGGACCGCTCGCGAACGCCACGGTGCGCGCCAGTTCGATGCGCGCGTTCGCCGCGGGCAGTTGCTCCGAATTGACCAGCGATGGCACCAAAGCGGGCGCGGCGACGCTGTAGGCCACGGTGCCGCATACAGCGACGAAGCCGAGTAGCGAGAGCAGCGGCAGCGTGATTGCGCCGAGCCAGATCAGCAGCAGCGTCGCCGCCAGCGCAGCTGCGCGCAGCGCTTCGGAGGCCGCCATCACCCAGCGCCGCGAGATGCGGTCGGCGAGGAGACCGGCGGGAATCGCAAACAGGATGAAGGGCAGCGTCAGCGCGGTCTGCAATAGCCCGGTCTGGCCTTCGCCAACACCAAGCAGCAGCACCGCAACGATGGGCGCTGCGGCCAGCGCAATCTGCTCGGCCGATTGCGCGGCGAGGTTCGACCAGGCCAGACGGTTGAAAGTCGGCGGCAGGCGAGGGGTCGGAGCGGGTGACATGACAGTTTCCTTGGAAAATTCGATTCTCGCCTCATTGTCTGGTCTGAGGACGATCAAACCCACCCGTTTCCCGATAAGCCTGTCTACAAACAAAAACCTCCGCACGCTGACGTGTGGAGGCGTACCGTTTGCGTGAGGCGGGCCGCGGTCATTCCGGGGCGATGCGAAGCATCGAACTATGGGGCGCCCTCGCGCCCCTGAGAATCTCGAGATTCTCAGATGTGCAATGCACATCTTAGTTCGTTTCGCGCCCCGGAATGACGATGACGATTTGATTTCCGGCCAACACGAGAAGGACCCCGTCAATCCGTAGAAGTTGTCCCGTGAGTTCGCATCAAACGTCGAACAGGAAATCGTGCTTTGTCAGTTCATGAGGCCGCACGTCGGTGAGTTCGATCCGGTCGTCACCGACCTGGACCACCGTGTTCCCATGGTCGCCCCAGATTCTCACATCGCGAAAGTCCAGACAGCCGGCATTCTCAAACACCAGCATGTCGACGCCCGGATCGAAGTCGGTGATCTCAGCCTTGGTGGAGCCGAAATCAAACACGAAGCGGTCCGCGCCGTCATTGCCCGTCATCGTCTGCTTGCCGGTTCCGGCGAACAGATAATCGCCCTGCGGACCGCCGATCAGCGTGTCGTTGCCATCGGAGCCGATAACGATCTGGCGGGCTTCGGGGTCTTCGGACCCCACGCCGCCAGCAAGGCCAGTATGCCGCGAGTAGGTTACGAAGACATCGTCCTGGATATGCTCGGTGTCGGTATTGCGCAGAATGATATCCGCCAGCGTCGTGCCCTTGATCTCGGATAACGTCTTGGAATCGAACCCCTGATTCTCAAACCAGAACCGGTCGCCATCGCGCAACGCCTCGAACTGCATCGTAATGATGGCCTGGAAGGTTTCACCGACCAGCGCGCCGGGGACGTGATTTTCCGACAGGCCACCGGTCCACAGACCGACATTGTTGACATTGCCGTAAGCTGCTTTCAGTCCGGCCAGCGTCTCCGGGTCGCTCGTGATTTGGCTGAAATCCGTGTAGGGCTCGAGGCCGAGTGCTTCTCGGGTCTGGTTGAGCGTGCCGAGGCCAAGGTCGCGGGCGCGCTGGATGTTGATCGCGGCGAGATCCATAGACACCGGTGGATCGAAAAGAAAATTGCGCAGGTCGTCGACGATGCGCGCGTCGAGTGCTTGTGATGGATCGGCGGCCAGGTGGCGCAATTGTCCATCGGCGCCGCCATTGTCGTTGAAGTTTGCAGCCGGCTGGAAGAATACATCCTTCAGGTCTTCCTCGGAGCCGGCGATGACTTCGCCGTTTTCCGCAAGGCCTTCGGTTTCGCCCGACACGATCGAATGCCCGAAGCGGAACGCCGCGGCGACGAATTCCAGCGTGAGGTGGGGATCGACGTTGGGGTCATAGCCGTCGTAAGGCGTAAGCGCGTTCTTGCCGACGAGGTTAGGCAGGAACTCCGAATAGGTGATGTTGGCGATTTCCGCTGTCACGATGGCGCGCGCGTGATTGTAGAGTTGGTCGCCGCTCCAGTTCGGGTGTTCGACGTGCAGTCGGTCAACCCAATAATTGTGCTCGCGCACGAATAGCGTTTGCAGCGCGGTGAGCGCCGGATTTTCTGCGGCGCGGACGTCGCCGGCCACGACCATACCGTCGACGATCGGCAGGTTGCTGCCCTGCGACGTCAACATGTGACCATCGGCGGTGCGCAGGCTGGCCGCGGTCGCGGCGTTGGATCCATAGACCATCGAGGCATCCAGCCAGGCGGTATTGGAATTGACCGCCATGGCCGGGTTGGATGTGCCCGCACCGGTCGTGGGATCGATGACGGCGCGGGTGATCGGAATGACGGTGCCGGCGGGGAGCACGGGATCGCCCGCGGGCACCACGACGCTGATATCGCTGACGCCATCCGTCCGGGTCAGCGTCATGTCATGATCGATGAATTGGCCCCATGCGTACATGAAGGCGGAAACGCCTTCCGGGTTCGCCACATCAGGGTCGCCCGCGCCGACCACAAGATTGCTGATGGTGCGGGGATTGTTGCCGCCGAGCGGAACAGAAATGCCGTCGGCAAAATGCGCCGGGCCAATGCGTCCGAATTCAGTTCCGGCAGAGTTGAGGGTGGAATCGGATTGATTGTTCTGCGAACCGTCGAAGCTGCGGTATTCGATTTTTGCCGGCTTCGGATCCGGTGGGCACGGCCAACCGTGAGGGCCATGGTGCTCACCCGGGCCATGCGAGCCGTGCGGTCGGTGCGGCACTTGAAAATGGCCAAGAAAATCGCCGAAGTGAAAATCGTCGTTTCTGTCTTGGTGTGCCTCCCAAGTCCGCTTGAACTGACGCATTTGAATGCTCCCTCAGTTGCAATTGCGAATTAGTTGCAATTGGTGTCACGAATGAGAGGCATTTGCAATAAGGAAGTGAAGGCCGCCTGCGTGCTTCCCGACAACTGACAGGTGGAGAAGGGCTCCAGCAAAAAGGCCCGCCGCGCGAATGGCGGCAGGCCTCGATTTGAACGGTGGTTCGGCTGCTTCTGCTTGACTACGACTTGGGGCCGAGGGTCGCCTTGCCCGTTCCCGAGATGGTCGCGGGCGGTGTTGCTACCTCATCCGCATCATCTTCATCCGTATCATCTTCGATCGCAGGCAGTTCGGCCGGACTGGCGAGCTGCTGCGCGGCCAGCGCGCTGGTCAGGCTGGTTAGCGCGTCCGGACCGGCCGCGAATCCACCCTCGGCGAGGATCTTGTCGATAATCGGCTTGAACGCCGAGACCGACAGCAACTGCGCAGCAAGGCCATCGCCCAGACCAAGCCCGTTGCCATGGCCGTTCATCGCGCCATTGCCGCCGCCACGGCCGAGCAGGCCGCCGGTGTCGAAGATCCGGATGTCGGAAATCTTCTCGATCGGCTTGACCGCTTCGGCCAGCGCGTTCGGGATGATGTTGATGCGCGCCAGGGTGAGATCGTAGTCGACCATCGCCTGAGAGAGCTTGTTGCGCGCTTCCGCCTTCAACGCGGCCACCTCGGCCTCGGCCTGGCCGAGCGATTTGACGCCGGCCGCGCGGGTCGTCGCCGCCTCGGCGTCGGCCTTGGCCAGCATGGTAATGGCTTCCGCCTTGTTGTTCGCGGCCTGGTTCTCGGCTTCCGCCATCACGGTGATCGGCATCGCCTCGGTCTCGGCGGCCTTGCGCGCCGCGATCACGTTGATGATCTTGTCGCGTTCGGCGATTTCGACGGCTTTGGCGGTGGTGACCTTTTCCTCGGCCGCAATCGCCAGCGCACGCGCGGTCTCGGCGACGGTCTGCGCTTCCGACTGCTCCTTGCTCTTGGTCGCGATCGCAATCGCACTTTCCTGCGCCACGATCTGCAGGTCGCGCTCCATCTCGGTATTGCGGCGTTTCACCGCGAGATCGGCTTCGATCTTTCTGGTGTCGCGCAACTGGTTGGCTTCGGTCTGCTTGTTGGCGACCGCCAGTTCCTGCTGGATGCGGTACTCGGCCTCGTTCTGCAGCGCGGTTTGCTCGACCTGCGCAGTCTGCGCGCGCATCGCGGCGGTCTTGTTGGCGATGTCGCGCTGCTGGGCCAGTTCCGCCTCGCGCTTGGTGGCCTCGATCGTCAGCGTGGTCTGGCGGGCGACGAGGTCCTGCTGCGCGATGTTGACCTCGGTGGTGCGGACGATCTGGTTGCGCTCCTGTTCGCGCTCGCGCGTGATCTTGGTCAGCGTCGTCAGACCGTGGGCGTCGAAGAAGTTGCTCGGGTTGAAATGCTTGATATCGCTCTGGTCGAGACGGGTCAGCGACACCGATTCGAGCTCAAGGCCGTTGTTCTGGATGTCAGCGCCGACGGCGTCCTGCACCGATTTCACGAACGTCGCGCGCTGCTCCTGCAGCTCTTCCAGGTTCATGGTGGCGGCCACTGAACGCAGGCCGTCGACGAATTTGGCCTCGATCAGTTCGCGCAGCTCGCCTGCATTTTGGGTGCGGCTGCCGAGCGTCTGCGCGGCGAGCGCGATCGAGGAAGTATCGGGTTTGACGCGCAGATAGAATTCGGCGCCGATGTCGACGCGCATGCGGTCCTTGGTGATCAGCGAGTCCGGGCCGCCGCGGGCGACCTCCAGCCGCAGCGTCTTCAGATTGACCGCGGCGACGGAGTGGAACACCGGAAGGACGATCGAGCCGCCGTCGAGCACGACCTTCTGGCCGCCTAATCCGGTGCGGACATAGGCTTCATCACGGGTCGAGCGGCGGTACAGTTTGGCAAGCAGTAAACCGATAACAAGAACGGCGATAACGCCAATCGTGACGGGTATTGCAAGTTCCCACATGTTCAAGCCCTGTCTGAACGTTGTTGCGCAATGAGGTCGGCTGGTGCGGAAATGGCGATAAAGCTCTTGGCATCACGATCGACCAGCAACACGCTGGCGCCGACCGGGAGCGGCGTGGATTCGGGACTGGCGCGCGCCACCAGAGAGTGCCAGTTGCCGAAGACATCCTTGAGACGGACGCGGCCGGGCAATCCCTGGTCGAGTGGCCCGACCGAAACTTCGGCGACCTGGCCGATGAAATCGGCCTGGTCCACCGCATAGGTCTCGTCGCGCGGGATGATGCGGGCGATGCCGCGGCTGGTGACACGGATCGCGGGGAGGCTGACACCCGCGGCGGCGATCGCCGCGATCACGACCGGAATCGAAATTCCCACACCGTGCGCGAGCCCCTGCAAAAAGAATCCCGCAATCGAAAACACGCCGAGTGCGAGGACGATCAGGATCAGCAGGGGTAGCCGCCCCGCATTGACCCACAGGAACAGGCCGCCCAATCCGTCACCACTGTCGACGTCGACGGCAACTTCTTTTCCGAAGAGTTCGCCGAGCGAGAAGCCGATCAGCATCGCCAGCAATTCGATGCCGCCGAGCGCCATCATGATGGCGGCAGCCACGGCGAAAGGCCGCACGTCCGGCGCTAGCAGGATGTCGGTCAGGGCACTCATTGCTGCGACTTGATCCTTTCAAGGCGGGCCGCGATTTCCTTTTCGCGGTGCAACCGGTCGAGTTCGTCGAGTTCCTTATCGCCGGCCACGCTGGCTGCAGGCACGCCGGTGACGCGTGCGATCGCCGCCATCGCCCGATCGGGACTCACTGTTTTGGTCGCGCCAGCCGCGCGTCCGGTTTCGTGCGGCGCGTGCTTCTCGAGGCTCGCCTCGAGATCGGCGAGGCGGGTCTCGGCTTCACGCCGCGCGCCAAGCATCGCCTGTAAGGCCTTGGTCTGCTCGTCGATTTCGAGTTCGATGAAATCCATCGCGCGCTCGAGCGCGGTACCCTGCGATTCCAGATCAATTTGCCGTGCAACGCCGGCGCGCGCGAGGTCTTCGCGGTTCTCTGCAACCGCAAGACGAACCTTGTCGGTCAGCGCGGCGATTTCGGCGTCGAGTTCCTCGCGCCGGCGCTTGAGGCGAAACTCCTCGGCGCGCGACTTGCCGAGCGCGTGGCGCGCTTCATCGGCGCCGGCGTCGATTTCGCGGATCGCCTGCTTGACCAGCGCGACCTTGTTGCTGTTCTCGGCATTGTCGATCGTCTCACTGGCAATGGCGGCAAGAAGTCTACCCATACGTGCAAGAATACCCTCGTGAACCATGGTCTTCTCCTCCGGCTGTGGTGATTTCGATTTCACGGCGATGTGGATTTCGTAAGCGCGGCCGTCCGAAACCAAATGAGCCGGGAAAGGACTATCCCAGCCGGCAAGATATCCGGGGATTTCAAACGGCACCAAGACACGTCCGTGGACAGTGCTAATGGTCAGTGAAGTTGGTCCCTTGATCGCAAACAACTTGTCGTCGAGCGGGATTTTGCGCGTTGGGGAGCCCGCGACGTAACTGGCGCGGTCGCGCAGGCCGAGCGTCACGAGACGCGCGGGCAGTCCCGTCTCGGTGCGGATCCGCTCATAGGCCTGGGCGTGGAGGGCGACGAGGTTGGCGCCAACCGGGGCAACCTCGGCGAGGATCGCCATCATCCGGTCATAGGCGGCAAAGGTCGCTTCGATGGCGGCGATGCCGGCCTCGTCGGGGGCGAGGGCGTATCGCAGCGTGGCCGTCGGGGTTTCGAGCGGAACCTTTATCATGGAACCAGCGTAAAGTACTTCCTCAGTGCTTTACAAGCCAGTGAGCCGGTATCATTTTCGTGATCACCAGATGCAATTGCACATGATTGCCAGATGCAGTTGCAAATGAGTTGCAATAAGAACGAAGATCGGCCATCTTGCTGGAATGGATGCGCGCACGCCCGATTTGGGCCCGGAAGCCAAGGGTTTGCTGATGGCCGATACGACCGCCTCCGGTTGGCGCGCTGATGCCGCCGCCGACGCGCGGCGGAGCTTGCCCGAGGTCAATTCCACGATCCTGGTGCCCTTTGGCGGGCATTGGTCGCGCCGGCTGCTGGCCTTCCTCGGCCCCGGCTATCTGGTTTCGGTCGGTTACATGGACCCCGGCAACTGGGCCACCGACCTCGCGGGCGGATCGAAGTTCGGCTACACGCTGCTCGCGGTCATCCTGCTGTCGAACCTGATGGCGATCCTGTTGCAGGCGCTGGCCGCGCGGCTTGGCATCGTCACCGACCGCGATCTGGCGCAGGCCTGCCGCGCCAGCTTCTCGCGGCCCGTGAACTTCGTGCTCTGGGTGGTCTGCGAAGCGGCAATCATCGCCTGCGATCTTGCCGAGGTGATCGGCACCGCGATCGCGCTCAACCTGTTGTTCGGCATTCCCCTGATCTGGGGCGCGTTGATAACTGCGCTCGATGCCTTCTTGCTGCTCCTCCTGATGAACAAGGGTTTTCGCTTCCTCGAAGCCTTTGTCATCGCGCTGCTGATCGTGATCGCGATCTGCTTTTCGATTCAGATCGTGGCTGCTGCGCCGCCGGTGGCTGCCGTTCTGAAGGGGTTTGTGCCGTCGTCCGAGATCGTCACCAATCCTGAAATGCTCTACATCGCGATCGGCATCATCGGCGCGACCGTGATGCCGCATAATCTCTATCTGCACTCCGCGATCGTGCAGACCCGCGCCTACGAACGCAACGACAAGGGTCGCCGCGAGGCGATCAAATGGGCGACGACGGACTCGACGATTGCGCTGATGCTGGCGCTGTTCATCAACGCCGCGATCCTGATCGTCGCCGCAGCCACCTTCTATTCGAGCGGACGCACCGAGGTCGCCGAGATCGGGCAGGCCTATGAACTGCTGTCGCCGCTGCTTGGTCTCGGCATTGCCTCGACCCTGTTCGCAGTGGCGCTGCTCGCCTCCGGCCTGAACTCGACCGTCACCGCGACGCTGGCCGGCCAGATCGTGATGGAAGGCTTTTTGAACTTGCGGCTGCCGAGCTGGGCGCGGCGGCTATTGACTCGCGGCGTCGCCATCGTTCCGGTCGTGATCGTCACCGCGCTCTATGGTGAGCGCGGCACCGGCCAGCTCCTCGTGTTCAGCCAGGTCATCCTGTCGATGCAACTGCCGTTTGCGGTGATCCCGCTGGTGCGGTTCGTTTCCGACCGGCGCAAGATGGGGAAGTTCGTCATCCCGCGCACAGTCGCTGTCGTGGCCTGGATCGTCGCCGGAATCATCGTCGCGCTGAACGTGAAGCTGTTGTTCGAGACGTTCTTCGGCTAACCGCGCACACGGCTGTCATCGCCCGGTTCAACCGGGCGACCCAGTACGCCGCGACCTCTCGATTTAATCACTGATGTCTCTGGAATACTGGATCACCCGCTTTCGCGGGTGATGACAGCAGAGGGTCAATCCTGCGGTTCGGACAGCATCTCGCCCGTCGCATCCACCCGCAGCCAGCCGGACGGCGCCAGCCGCTGCTGCGGCAGGAAGCGGCCCTTGTAGTCCATCTTCTTGGAGCCCTCGATCCAGTAGCCGAGATAGACGTAAGGCAGCCCGAGCCGGCGCGCGCGGGTGATGTGGTCGAGGATCATGAAGGTGCCGAGCGAGCGGCTGTGCTGCGACGGCTCGAAGAACGAGTACACCATCGATAGCCCGTCGCTGAGCACATCCGTCAGCGCCACGGCGATCAGCTCCTCGCCGCGGCCGGTGATACCGGTGTCGACGCCGCGCTTGCGGTATTCGATGATGCGGGTTTCGACATGGCTGTCTTCCACCATCATCGCGTAGTCGAGCACGGTCATGTCGGCCATGCCGCCATGGCGGTGGCGCCTGTCGAGGTAGGCGCGGAACACGGAGTATTGCTCCGACGTCGGCACCGCGCTGCGCTGTTCGCCGACAATGTCGGCGTTGCGCGCCAAGACTTTCTTGAAGTTGCGCGAGGGGCGGAATTCGTTGGCGATGACGCGCACGGAGACGCAGGCCCGGCACTGGTCGCAGGCCGGGCGGTAAGCGATCGACTGGCTGCGGCGGAAACCGCCATGGGTCAGGAGGTCGTTGAGGTCGCCGGCCTTGTCGCCGACCAGATGCGTGAACACCTTGCGCTCGTGCCGGCCCGGCAGATAGGGGCAGGGCGAGGGCGCCGTCAGGTAGAATTGCGGGGTATCACGCGAGTGTTGGGTCACGTCGGGTCGTCACGCCTCCGAAACAAATCAACCATAGCGCTTTCCAACGCAGTAGACACCGGTTCGCGTTAAGAAAACGCATCCGAACGAAAAAAGCGCCGGCCCGGCCCCGATTTCATCTTGGGGGCCCGACCGGCTCTAACATCGCGCCCCGAAGGCGGACGGTCAAATAGTTTGCTGCTCGCTCAATAGCTGCTGCGTGCCGAGGGAACTACCTGGGTACGAACCGAGCTGTTGATCACCACGGTTCCCAGGATGATGTCGTGCAGCAGCCGGCGGCGGCTGTTGAACAGGCCGACCAGCAGCACCAGCGGCGTCAGGAATGAGATCGAGACCCAGTACAGCACCGCATGGCAGGCACCGAGCACGAAATAGCCCGGCTCGCCGTACCAGGTGCGCAGCTCCAGATCCATCGCGCGCATGCCGAGCGTCGCCGAATGCGGGCCGCCGATCGAGGTACCGTAATAGACGATCGCCCACACGATGGTGGCGGGCCACGCCAGCCAGAACAGCATCCAGCCGAGTCCGAGCGTGATGATGCCGAACAGGCCGATGAAGATGTAGCCGAGGATGACGGGCACCGACAGCACGACGAGGTCGATCAGGAACGCAAATACCCGCCGCGTCAGCACGCCGCGAAACAGTTCCGGCTGCGAATAGGGATCGAACGCATGCGGCGGCACCCCGCCATCGTTCCGCCAGCCGCCGCCAGCATTTGAAGCGTCGCCGCCGGTATTGCCAGAGCCGCTATAAGACATGGTCCGTCCTCCAGGCCGATATTCCAGACCGTGACATGGGAACCGGCGGGGCCTGCGCCAAGGGGGGCTGCGACCATTAACAGCGCGCAATATTGTCGGGTTGCAGCGGTTGAGGCACAACTTCTCCGTCGTCCCTGCGTTCGCATGCGTTCGCAGGGACGACGGAAGCTTACACCGCCTTCAACTTCTCCGCGGCCTTCGGCGCAAAATACGTCAAGATTCCATCCGCGCCGGCGCGCTTGAAGCCGAGCAGGCTTTCCATCATCGCGCGGTCGCCGTCGATCCAGCCATTGGTTGCGGCTCCGGCGATCATCGCGTATTCGCCGGATACCTGGTAGACGAAGGTCGGCATCGCGAACGTGTCTTTCACGCGGTGCACGATGTCGAGATAGGGCATGCCGGGCTTCACCATCACCATGTCGGCGCCTTCGGCGATGTCGAGCTCGACCTCGCGCAGCGCTTCGTCGGAATTGGCGCTGTCCATCTGGTAAGTGCGCTTGTCGCCGGTCAGCGTTTTGGCGGAGCCGATGGCGTCGCGGAACGGGCCGTAGAAGGCAGAGGCGTATTTCGCAGCATAGGCCATGATCTGCACGTCTAGAAAACCTGCCTCGTCCAGCGCCCCACGGATCGCGCCGACGCGGCCGTCCATCATGTCGGATGGCGCGATGACGTCGCAGCCGGCCTCGGCCTGCACCAGCGCCTGTTTCACCAGTACCGCCACCGTCTCGTCGTTGAGGATTTTGCCGTCCTCGATCAGCCCGTCATGGCCGTGGCTGGTGAAAGGATCGAGCGCGACGTCGCACAGCACGCCGATCTCGGGGAATTCCTTCTTGATCGCGCGCACCGACTGGCAGACCAGATTGTTCGGATTCAGCGCCTCGGAACCGTGCTCGTCGCGGAGCGACGGCTCGGTATAGGGAAACAGCGCGATGCAGGGGATGCTCAGTTTTGCCGCACGCTCGGCGTCGCGCACCGCCTGATCGACGGTGAGGCGGTCGACGCCGGGCATCGAGGCCACCGGCGTGCGCGTGTTGTGGCCGTCGACCACGAACATCGGCCAGATCAAATCATCCGTGGTCAGCACGTTTTCGCGCACCAGCCGCCGCGCCCATTCTGCCTTGCGGTTGCGGCGGGGGCGGATGGTCAGGTCGAGCGGGGTGGAGGCAAGCGCCGTCTGCCGCCGCGGCGCGTCGCGCATTTCGATCGGACGCCCGAACTTGATCGCCATGTGAACGGTACTCCTTGAGGCGGAGGGAAGGTTTTGATTTGTTCCAATTCTAGCACCTTGCCGCTGCCGCGTCACCGAGCCTTGATCTATCTCATCGGCAATTGATTTTGCCGTCGCGCCGGGCCAAGACATCAGGCCATGAGGAGATTCCAGCACACGTTGCGCCCCGGTTGCGAGGTCAGCCCCCAGATCAGCTTCCGGGTCGGCTTCCATGTCTGACCTTTCGGCGCGCGATCAGGGGCGGGACCATGCCAGGGACAATGCGATGTCCATGGCGGCGATGTCGTCGGAGCGGATCGAGCCCGACGACAATGTGTGGACGCGTCGGCTGGTGCTGTTCCTGCGCATCATGGCGGTCGTGTCGATCATGAAGGGCCTGTACCACTGGGCGCAGGTCACGGGTTTCATCGGCGGCGAGGAAGAGGCGTTCGAGAACCAGTCGATGGCCTGGCAGACCGCGACCGTCTATTTCGCCGTCATCGAACTCGTCGGCGCCGTCGGCCTGTGGCTCGCGACGCCTTGGGGCGCGGTGGTGTGGCTCACCACGGTGGTGTCGACGGCGGTGATCGAGCTGATGTTTCCGGGCATCTACGGTGGCAGCCTGACGGTGGTAGGGCTCGAAGCCGTGATGCTGGCCGCCTATCTCGCGCTCGCCTGGATGGCTGCGCGCGAGCGCCCGCCATAGGATCCTGCGGCGCGTCCGGTGGCCTCATGGTTCGAGACGCGCGGCCCTGCCGCGCTCCTCACCATGAGGACGAGCTAGACCTCGTCCTGAAGCTAGACCTCATCCTGAGGAGCGGCCAATTGGCCGCGTCTCGAAGGATGAAGCCACCGTTGCTTCAACGCGTCAGTTTTCCGCCATAATCCATCCGCGTGCAGAATCCGCGACGCGATCCCGTACAATTTTCAAAAAGTTTTTCCGTAACGATTTGGTCACCGTTAAAGGCCGTAAAGGGTTCCACCACACATCTTACGCGAGCGTTTCGATTTCAGACGCACCTGTTTCCGAATGCGACAAGGCTTGCAGACGAAGCGTGAACAGGGCGCTTCCAGCGTCAATGAAATGTTGCAAAAAGCCTTGATCCATGGGGCTTAATCCACAATTCACTCTGTTAAATTCATGATCTCTTTATTGTCTTATTTAAGCGGATCTTCAAACCGCCCCCTTAAGTTGAAGCTATCAGGCGGGACAGAAGTTTCGTCGAAATAAGTCGAAAAACGACGACAGGGGAAGTGTCATGATCAAAGCCGTTGCAACGGCGGTGGAAACCGCTGAACGCTCTGCCGGTCAAACTCCGGTGCAGCCGCTCTATCTGGAAGCGTTGACTTTGGTCGAGCGGCTGCATCGCCGGCTGCTCGACGTCATCAAGGACGAATTCGATCGCCGCGGCCGCGCCGACATCAATTCGG
This region includes:
- a CDS encoding PspA/IM30 family protein, coding for MIKVPLETPTATLRYALAPDEAGIAAIEATFAAYDRMMAILAEVAPVGANLVALHAQAYERIRTETGLPARLVTLGLRDRASYVAGSPTRKIPLDDKLFAIKGPTSLTISTVHGRVLVPFEIPGYLAGWDSPFPAHLVSDGRAYEIHIAVKSKSPQPEEKTMVHEGILARMGRLLAAIASETIDNAENSNKVALVKQAIREIDAGADEARHALGKSRAEEFRLKRRREELDAEIAALTDKVRLAVAENREDLARAGVARQIDLESQGTALERAMDFIELEIDEQTKALQAMLGARREAETRLADLEASLEKHAPHETGRAAGATKTVSPDRAMAAIARVTGVPAASVAGDKELDELDRLHREKEIAARLERIKSQQ
- a CDS encoding RDD family protein, whose protein sequence is MSYSGSGNTGGDASNAGGGWRNDGGVPPHAFDPYSQPELFRGVLTRRVFAFLIDLVVLSVPVILGYIFIGLFGIITLGLGWMLFWLAWPATIVWAIVYYGTSIGGPHSATLGMRAMDLELRTWYGEPGYFVLGACHAVLYWVSISFLTPLVLLVGLFNSRRRLLHDIILGTVVINSSVRTQVVPSARSSY
- a CDS encoding DUF6163 family protein encodes the protein MSDLSARDQGRDHARDNAMSMAAMSSERIEPDDNVWTRRLVLFLRIMAVVSIMKGLYHWAQVTGFIGGEEEAFENQSMAWQTATVYFAVIELVGAVGLWLATPWGAVVWLTTVVSTAVIELMFPGIYGGSLTVVGLEAVMLAAYLALAWMAARERPP
- a CDS encoding arginyltransferase — encoded protein: MTQHSRDTPQFYLTAPSPCPYLPGRHERKVFTHLVGDKAGDLNDLLTHGGFRRSQSIAYRPACDQCRACVSVRVIANEFRPSRNFKKVLARNADIVGEQRSAVPTSEQYSVFRAYLDRRHRHGGMADMTVLDYAMMVEDSHVETRIIEYRKRGVDTGITGRGEELIAVALTDVLSDGLSMVYSFFEPSQHSRSLGTFMILDHITRARRLGLPYVYLGYWIEGSKKMDYKGRFLPQQRLAPSGWLRVDATGEMLSEPQD
- the hemB gene encoding porphobilinogen synthase, which produces MAIKFGRPIEMRDAPRRQTALASTPLDLTIRPRRNRKAEWARRLVRENVLTTDDLIWPMFVVDGHNTRTPVASMPGVDRLTVDQAVRDAERAAKLSIPCIALFPYTEPSLRDEHGSEALNPNNLVCQSVRAIKKEFPEIGVLCDVALDPFTSHGHDGLIEDGKILNDETVAVLVKQALVQAEAGCDVIAPSDMMDGRVGAIRGALDEAGFLDVQIMAYAAKYASAFYGPFRDAIGSAKTLTGDKRTYQMDSANSDEALREVELDIAEGADMVMVKPGMPYLDIVHRVKDTFAMPTFVYQVSGEYAMIAGAATNGWIDGDRAMMESLLGFKRAGADGILTYFAPKAAEKLKAV
- a CDS encoding Nramp family divalent metal transporter — encoded protein: MDARTPDLGPEAKGLLMADTTASGWRADAAADARRSLPEVNSTILVPFGGHWSRRLLAFLGPGYLVSVGYMDPGNWATDLAGGSKFGYTLLAVILLSNLMAILLQALAARLGIVTDRDLAQACRASFSRPVNFVLWVVCEAAIIACDLAEVIGTAIALNLLFGIPLIWGALITALDAFLLLLLMNKGFRFLEAFVIALLIVIAICFSIQIVAAAPPVAAVLKGFVPSSEIVTNPEMLYIAIGIIGATVMPHNLYLHSAIVQTRAYERNDKGRREAIKWATTDSTIALMLALFINAAILIVAAATFYSSGRTEVAEIGQAYELLSPLLGLGIASTLFAVALLASGLNSTVTATLAGQIVMEGFLNLRLPSWARRLLTRGVAIVPVVIVTALYGERGTGQLLVFSQVILSMQLPFAVIPLVRFVSDRRKMGKFVIPRTVAVVAWIVAGIIVALNVKLLFETFFG